Proteins encoded within one genomic window of uncultured Draconibacterium sp.:
- a CDS encoding NAD(P)H-dependent oxidoreductase subunit E: MPKIKLAENTIQLIKDICLEFENKESELINVLHQVQSKLGYLPAEVQEVIAKELNASVAKVYGVVTFYSFFTMIPQGENPISICMGTACYVRGAEQVLNEFKRQLKVEVGESTEDGKFSINCLRCVGACGLAPVVTVGEKVYGRVAPTDVKKIIAEYHNR; the protein is encoded by the coding sequence ATGCCAAAAATTAAATTAGCAGAAAATACAATACAACTCATAAAAGATATTTGTCTTGAATTTGAGAACAAGGAAAGCGAATTGATAAATGTGCTTCACCAGGTGCAAAGCAAATTGGGCTATTTGCCGGCTGAAGTGCAGGAAGTAATTGCAAAAGAGCTAAATGCATCAGTAGCAAAAGTTTACGGTGTTGTAACATTTTACAGCTTTTTCACTATGATTCCGCAGGGCGAAAATCCAATCTCGATTTGTATGGGAACAGCCTGTTATGTTCGTGGTGCCGAGCAGGTGCTAAACGAATTTAAACGCCAGCTAAAAGTTGAAGTAGGAGAATCGACTGAAGATGGTAAATTTTCCATTAACTGCTTACGCTGCGTGGGAGCCTGTGGTTTGGCGCCGGTAGTAACAGTTGGTGAAAAAGTTTATGGTCGTGTAGCGCCAACCGATGTAAAAAAGATTATCGCTGAATACCATAACCGATAG
- a CDS encoding NADH-dependent [FeFe] hydrogenase, group A6: MDTVNLTIDNKPVVVKSGTTILEAASGVGLHIPTLCHMKLDDLNIENKPGGCRICVVEVEGRRNLAPACCTNVSEGMKINTHSMRVINARRTVMELILSDHPFDCLICAKSGNCDLQDLAHNLGIREIHYKGEQSTYREDTSPAIIREVDKCIMCRRCETMCNEVQTVGVLSAINRGFESVVSPAFEMNLDHSVCTYCGQCVAVCPTGALTEVDETGKVIRALSDPTKTVIVQTAPAVRAALGEEFGMESGSLVTGKMVTALRRLGFDHVFDTDFAADLTIMEEGTELLNRLGKHLAGDKDVKLPILTSCCPAWVKFFEHQFPEMKDIPSSARSPQQMFGSIAKTYFADQLGIKREDLVVVSIMPCVAKKYECGRDEFKTNDNPDVDHALTTRELAALIKLSNIDFTALPNEDFDNPLGESTGAGVIFGTTGGVIEAAVRTAYEVHTKKELPRLDFDELRGMEGIRQATIDFDGLPIKIGIAHGLGNARKLLEDIQAGKSEFHAIEIMSCPGGCIGGGGQPYHHGDAGILKKRQAALYQEDQNKTLRKSHENPHIIELYEKFLGEPMSEKAHHLLHTEYFDRT; this comes from the coding sequence ATGGATACAGTAAATCTTACGATAGATAATAAACCGGTTGTGGTAAAATCGGGAACTACAATTCTTGAAGCGGCATCGGGTGTTGGTTTGCATATTCCAACGCTGTGCCACATGAAACTTGATGACCTGAACATTGAAAACAAACCCGGTGGCTGCCGTATTTGTGTGGTTGAAGTGGAAGGACGGAGAAACCTGGCGCCGGCATGTTGTACTAATGTGAGTGAAGGTATGAAAATTAATACCCACTCAATGCGTGTGATAAATGCACGCAGAACGGTAATGGAGTTGATCCTTTCTGATCATCCTTTTGATTGTTTGATCTGTGCCAAATCAGGCAACTGCGATTTGCAGGACCTGGCACACAATTTGGGAATTCGCGAAATTCATTATAAAGGTGAGCAATCTACGTACCGCGAAGATACGTCACCGGCAATAATTCGCGAGGTGGATAAATGTATTATGTGCCGCCGTTGCGAAACCATGTGTAACGAAGTGCAAACTGTTGGTGTTTTATCGGCCATCAACCGCGGTTTTGAATCGGTTGTTTCGCCGGCTTTCGAAATGAATCTTGATCATTCGGTGTGTACATATTGTGGTCAGTGTGTGGCTGTTTGCCCCACCGGAGCATTAACAGAAGTTGATGAAACCGGGAAAGTAATTCGTGCACTTTCCGATCCAACAAAAACAGTGATCGTTCAAACAGCTCCTGCAGTGCGCGCAGCATTGGGTGAGGAGTTTGGCATGGAGTCCGGCTCTTTAGTAACCGGTAAAATGGTAACTGCTTTGCGTCGTCTTGGATTCGACCATGTTTTTGATACCGACTTTGCCGCTGACCTTACCATTATGGAAGAAGGCACCGAGTTGCTGAACCGTTTGGGAAAACATTTGGCTGGTGACAAAGATGTGAAATTACCGATATTAACTTCGTGCTGTCCTGCATGGGTGAAATTTTTCGAGCACCAATTCCCGGAAATGAAAGATATTCCTTCATCTGCACGATCTCCTCAGCAAATGTTTGGCTCCATTGCCAAAACTTATTTTGCCGATCAGTTGGGGATAAAACGCGAAGATTTGGTGGTCGTTTCGATTATGCCATGTGTGGCTAAAAAATACGAGTGTGGCCGCGATGAGTTTAAAACCAATGATAACCCGGATGTTGATCATGCGCTTACAACTCGCGAGTTGGCAGCATTGATTAAACTCTCGAATATTGATTTTACAGCACTGCCAAACGAAGACTTTGATAACCCGCTTGGAGAATCAACGGGCGCAGGTGTAATCTTCGGAACAACAGGTGGTGTAATTGAGGCGGCTGTTCGTACGGCGTATGAAGTTCATACTAAAAAAGAATTGCCACGATTGGATTTTGATGAGCTGCGCGGAATGGAAGGTATCAGGCAAGCAACTATTGATTTTGACGGGTTACCAATAAAAATTGGTATCGCGCACGGATTGGGTAATGCGCGAAAATTGCTGGAAGATATTCAGGCAGGAAAAAGTGAATTCCACGCCATTGAAATTATGAGCTGCCCCGGCGGTTGTATCGGTGGTGGCGGGCAACCGTACCATCATGGCGATGCAGGCATTCTGAAAAAACGACAAGCTGCCCTGTATCAGGAAGATCAAAACAAAACGCTGCGCAAATCGCACGAAAATCCACATATTATTGAGTTGTATGAAAAGTTCCTGGGTGAGCCGATGAGCGAAAAAGCACATCATCTGTTGCACACCGAATATTTCGACAGGACGTAG
- a CDS encoding NADH-ubiquinone oxidoreductase-F iron-sulfur binding region domain-containing protein: MTDYKMHILICGGTGCKASESDEIKNRLNQLIQDFGLEDEVQVVLTGCFGFCEKGPIVKVLPDNAFYVQVTPNDVVEIVEEHIVKGRPVKRLLYTDPTNDEHISDSKGMDFYKKQIRIALKNCGFINPENIDEYIARNGYQALGKCLSELKPEEVIKEIKDSGLRGRGGGGFPTGLKWEITKNVENDQKYVVCNADEGDPGAFMDRSILEGDPHSVLEAMAICGYCIGADKGLVYIRAEYPLAIQRLKIAIKQAEEYGLIGDDILGSGFNFHIELRYGAGAFVCGEETALIHSMEGLRGEPTFKPPFPSVSGYMGKPTNVNNVETFANIPVILNKGAEWFSKIGTEKSKGTKVFALAGKINNVGLIEVPMGTTLREVIYDIGGGIKDGKEFKAVQTGGPSGGCLTKEDLDIPIDYDNLLASGSMMGSGGMIVMDEDDCMVSIAKFYLDFTLEESCGKCTPCRVGNKRLYELLDKITQGKGEEQDIEKLKDLSVVIKDTALCGLGQTSPNPVLSTINNFEHEYKAHVLDGKCPAGQCKSLLRYDIVEDLCTGCTLCFRNCPVGAISGERRQPHYIDQTLCIKCGVCYEKCKFNAITLT, encoded by the coding sequence ATGACTGACTACAAAATGCATATTTTAATTTGTGGTGGTACCGGGTGTAAAGCATCGGAAAGCGACGAAATTAAAAACAGACTAAATCAATTGATTCAGGACTTTGGGCTCGAAGATGAAGTTCAGGTGGTACTGACCGGTTGTTTTGGTTTTTGCGAAAAAGGACCCATTGTAAAAGTATTGCCCGACAACGCTTTTTACGTTCAGGTTACGCCAAACGATGTGGTAGAAATTGTTGAGGAACACATTGTAAAAGGCCGTCCGGTAAAACGTTTGTTATATACCGATCCTACTAACGATGAGCATATAAGCGATTCTAAAGGCATGGATTTCTATAAAAAGCAAATCCGAATCGCCTTAAAGAATTGCGGTTTTATCAATCCTGAAAATATTGATGAATACATTGCCCGCAATGGTTACCAGGCTTTGGGAAAATGTTTATCGGAGCTTAAACCCGAAGAGGTAATAAAAGAAATAAAAGACTCGGGTTTGCGTGGCCGCGGTGGTGGCGGTTTCCCAACAGGTTTAAAGTGGGAGATAACAAAAAATGTAGAAAACGACCAGAAATACGTGGTTTGCAACGCCGACGAGGGAGACCCCGGCGCATTTATGGATCGTTCGATTTTGGAAGGTGATCCACACTCGGTACTGGAGGCGATGGCCATTTGCGGTTATTGTATTGGCGCCGACAAGGGACTGGTTTATATCCGGGCTGAATATCCGCTGGCTATCCAACGTTTGAAAATTGCCATTAAACAAGCCGAAGAATATGGTTTGATTGGTGATGATATTTTAGGTAGTGGTTTTAATTTTCATATTGAATTGCGTTACGGTGCCGGAGCTTTTGTTTGCGGTGAAGAAACTGCGCTGATCCACTCTATGGAAGGTTTACGTGGTGAGCCAACTTTCAAACCACCGTTCCCGTCCGTTTCCGGGTACATGGGAAAACCTACCAACGTAAATAACGTAGAGACTTTTGCAAACATTCCGGTAATTTTGAATAAAGGTGCTGAATGGTTTAGTAAAATCGGTACCGAAAAATCAAAGGGAACAAAAGTGTTTGCCTTAGCCGGAAAGATTAACAATGTTGGTCTAATTGAGGTGCCAATGGGAACAACACTCCGTGAAGTGATCTACGATATTGGCGGTGGAATTAAAGACGGAAAAGAATTTAAAGCTGTTCAAACCGGTGGTCCGTCAGGAGGATGTTTAACGAAAGAAGATTTGGATATCCCGATTGATTACGACAACCTACTGGCATCGGGTTCTATGATGGGATCGGGCGGAATGATTGTAATGGACGAGGACGATTGTATGGTTTCCATCGCAAAATTTTATTTGGATTTTACGCTGGAGGAATCGTGCGGAAAATGTACACCATGCCGTGTTGGAAACAAGCGCCTTTACGAGTTGCTGGATAAAATTACCCAGGGAAAAGGAGAAGAGCAAGACATTGAAAAGTTGAAAGATTTAAGTGTGGTAATTAAAGATACGGCACTTTGTGGTTTGGGACAAACCTCGCCCAACCCGGTGCTTTCAACCATAAATAATTTCGAGCATGAATACAAGGCTCATGTCCTGGACGGAAAGTGTCCGGCGGGTCAGTGTAAATCGCTGTTGCGTTACGATATTGTTGAAGATTTGTGTACCGGTTGTACACTTTGTTTCCGCAATTGCCCGGTAGGAGCAATTTCCGGCGAACGCCGCCAGCCACATTATATCGACCAGACTTTGTGTATTAAATGTGGCGTGTGTTACGAGAAATGTAAATTCAATGCAATAACCCTAACCTAA
- a CDS encoding (2Fe-2S) ferredoxin domain-containing protein: protein MTKIKTLADLRKMKEEAQSKIKLRENSANPDQVVQIKVGMATCGIASGAKETMKYFVEELEQEAIDAVVTQTGCMGYCYAEPTVEVKLPGKEPVIYGHVKKEKAREIIDSYIKRGELVDGIIPVSFKTIDD from the coding sequence ATGACTAAAATTAAAACACTGGCTGATCTTCGGAAGATGAAAGAAGAGGCTCAGTCGAAAATCAAACTCAGGGAAAACAGTGCTAACCCTGATCAGGTTGTGCAAATTAAAGTGGGAATGGCTACTTGTGGTATTGCATCCGGCGCTAAGGAAACCATGAAATATTTTGTGGAAGAGTTGGAACAGGAAGCCATTGATGCGGTTGTTACGCAAACCGGTTGCATGGGCTACTGTTATGCCGAACCAACCGTTGAAGTAAAACTTCCGGGCAAGGAACCGGTGATTTACGGACACGTGAAAAAAGAAAAAGCCCGCGAAATTATCGACTCATACATTAAACGCGGCGAGCTGGTTGACGGAATTATTCCGGTAAGCTTTAAAACCATAGACGATTAA